One segment of Elusimicrobiota bacterium DNA contains the following:
- a CDS encoding cell division protein FtsH yields the protein RDFTREPRFSDKTSQTIDEEVKKIVEEAKKGAEKILKENIDKLKTLAERLLEKEILDAEEVERIFKGEPPVSQQV from the coding sequence CAGAGATTTCACCCGGGAACCGAGATTTTCTGACAAGACATCTCAGACTATAGATGAAGAAGTAAAGAAAATTGTTGAAGAAGCTAAAAAAGGCGCAGAAAAAATATTAAAGGAAAATATTGATAAACTAAAAACACTTGCTGAAAGGCTTTTAGAAAAAGAGATTCTGGATGCCGAAGAAGTTGAACGTATTTTTAAGGGCGAACCCCCGGTAAGTCAGCAGGTTTAA